In one Chitinophaga sancti genomic region, the following are encoded:
- a CDS encoding class I lanthipeptide: MKKQTSKKLSLGKITIANLKPQQFEDKRPTLVTGCSFRKCTPTI, encoded by the coding sequence ATGAAAAAGCAAACATCTAAAAAGCTCTCCCTCGGCAAGATCACTATTGCGAACCTGAAACCTCAGCAATTTGAAGACAAAAGGCCCACGCTCGTCACTGGCTGCAGCTTTAGAAAATGTACGCCGACAATTTAA
- a CDS encoding lanthionine synthetase C family protein — translation MPQKRITHILKDISQQLDQLLQTDHQPGLLGGHTGCALFYAYYYQLTGKEKYLQKVHELVLSSMDAMSAHALLPSHCNGIAGMVWCIQHLMNQGLVDGDMEEIFSDVDVLLGNQMIADLNDKKYDFLHEGLGIAVYFLEKETPSPWLTQVVTALEATAVPLPQGISWEDHFSRQSVPSLPDEPCYNLGVAHGVPAISTILSRIKAKGIDTGHLLEKSLDWLQSAANPAASPSLYPTLVNNEGVALTTSHSRMGWCYGDLPVAMALLNGGYTDKAYEILAHSIQNRDVQNGMVHDTCICHGSAGIAHIFNRAYLQTKEPLFQQGAEKWLQHTIDLYESAAGLGFYADGKYEIKEGILEGIAGVGLALIAAVDKDTDPAWDRCILLS, via the coding sequence ATGCCGCAGAAAAGAATAACCCATATCCTGAAAGACATCAGCCAACAGCTGGACCAACTCCTCCAAACCGACCATCAGCCCGGACTCCTGGGCGGGCACACAGGTTGTGCGCTCTTCTACGCTTACTACTACCAACTCACCGGAAAAGAAAAATACCTGCAAAAAGTGCACGAGCTCGTACTCAGTAGTATGGATGCCATGTCTGCCCATGCATTGCTACCTTCCCATTGCAATGGCATAGCCGGGATGGTGTGGTGTATTCAGCACCTCATGAACCAGGGTCTTGTAGATGGTGATATGGAAGAAATCTTCTCTGATGTGGATGTGCTGCTGGGCAATCAGATGATCGCTGACCTGAACGATAAAAAATACGATTTCCTGCACGAGGGCCTGGGCATAGCGGTATACTTCCTGGAAAAAGAAACACCCAGCCCATGGTTAACACAGGTAGTGACCGCCCTGGAAGCTACCGCTGTACCGCTTCCACAGGGCATTAGCTGGGAAGACCATTTCTCCCGGCAGTCAGTACCTTCTTTACCAGATGAGCCCTGTTATAACTTAGGCGTAGCGCATGGCGTGCCTGCCATCAGCACCATTTTGTCCAGGATAAAGGCAAAGGGGATCGACACGGGGCATTTATTGGAAAAGAGCCTGGACTGGCTGCAGTCAGCCGCTAATCCCGCCGCTTCACCCTCATTATATCCAACCCTGGTGAACAATGAAGGAGTAGCACTTACCACCAGCCATAGCCGTATGGGCTGGTGCTATGGAGATCTGCCGGTTGCCATGGCCCTGCTGAATGGCGGGTACACCGATAAGGCATACGAGATCCTGGCCCATAGCATACAAAACAGGGATGTTCAAAATGGCATGGTGCACGACACCTGTATCTGTCATGGAAGTGCAGGTATTGCACATATCTTCAACAGAGCGTATCTTCAGACAAAGGAACCGCTCTTTCAACAGGGCGCCGAAAAATGGTTACAACATACAATTGATCTTTATGAAAGCGCTGCTGGTTTAGGATTTTATGCGGATGGAAAATATGAAATAAAGGAAGGAATCCTGGAAGGCATAGCCGGTGTAGGACTGGCCCTGATAGCCGCAGTGGACAAGGATACAGACCCCGCCTGGGATAGGTGTATCCTGCTTTCCTAA
- a CDS encoding response regulator: MIRLYFVDNHPLILEGLRALLKGAPDIFVAGQARNGTSCLTFLSENAIDVILTDVCLPDIDGLDLCAAIKVEYPMVRVLALSSCKDAKYITAMIAHGASGYVMKDADGAELLEAIHTVHNGGTYFSPGVSQLLDEEKKHHITRREREVLYLIAEGNTNPEIAEKLFISADTVNSHRKNLLAKLEVKNTAMLIKYAVDNKLLV; this comes from the coding sequence ATGATCCGCCTGTATTTTGTGGATAATCATCCATTGATCCTGGAAGGACTGCGTGCATTGTTAAAAGGCGCACCTGACATCTTTGTTGCCGGACAAGCCCGCAATGGCACCAGCTGCCTGACTTTTCTTTCAGAAAATGCTATTGATGTGATCCTTACAGATGTATGTCTGCCTGATATTGACGGGCTGGATCTGTGTGCAGCTATAAAAGTTGAGTATCCAATGGTCCGGGTGCTGGCACTGAGTTCATGTAAGGATGCGAAGTATATCACCGCAATGATCGCCCATGGCGCCAGCGGATATGTAATGAAAGATGCAGACGGAGCAGAATTGTTAGAGGCGATTCATACTGTGCATAATGGGGGAACTTATTTTTCTCCAGGGGTAAGTCAGCTACTGGACGAAGAGAAAAAACATCACATCACCCGTCGAGAAAGGGAAGTACTGTATTTAATTGCCGAAGGCAATACCAATCCGGAAATAGCAGAGAAATTATTTATCAGTGCTGATACCGTGAATAGCCACCGAAAGAACCTGCTGGCAAAACTGGAAGTAAAAAACACGGCGATGTTAATAAAATACGCAGTAGACAATAAATTATTAGTATAA
- a CDS encoding condensation domain-containing protein, whose amino-acid sequence MNRKLTVGERIMYVSSEAPVNCIFPVKIKGQINRERLEQALLKLQQKHPLLRVVIREDEKGAPYYVTDTQIAPVPVDIRQRYTNDDWQQVSVNEWYKPFNVSQGPLARVVWLKSDSVSELLLICPHCICDGSSILTLLRELLMVLDNPLLELSPYESFEAIEDLLPAALLANKKFRLRGLFFGKIAQLVLWFKTRRLKPVTTRGYLLNWKLSQELSNTLVHRCKEEGTTLFSAIAVAFLDAFRQVRPTTAHNKLICPVDIRRFVPEIAADELFAFAPIVELSAEMSALNDFWTRTRSFKNELMAKIDKINIHELLYMGEYFHGSLPRMLTYLKTTDGTHDVTLSNMGKLQLPEKFDTFELETVYSPSAGFPWRNPNTLVASTYKGLLDFTFISNEAFLPESDARAIQMKAIAILQEKSRIKQTYGVKG is encoded by the coding sequence ATGAACAGAAAACTAACTGTTGGAGAAAGGATCATGTATGTATCCTCCGAGGCACCTGTGAATTGTATATTTCCTGTAAAGATAAAAGGGCAGATTAACCGTGAAAGACTGGAACAGGCCCTGCTGAAATTGCAGCAAAAACATCCCTTATTAAGAGTGGTGATCCGGGAGGATGAAAAGGGCGCACCATACTACGTGACGGATACGCAGATCGCACCGGTTCCTGTTGATATAAGGCAACGCTATACCAATGATGACTGGCAACAGGTGAGTGTAAATGAATGGTACAAACCATTTAATGTCTCGCAGGGACCACTGGCCAGGGTAGTGTGGTTAAAGTCTGATAGCGTATCTGAGTTATTATTGATTTGTCCACATTGTATCTGCGATGGCAGTTCCATCCTGACATTATTGAGAGAGCTACTGATGGTATTGGATAATCCTTTACTGGAACTCTCCCCTTATGAATCCTTTGAGGCCATTGAAGATTTATTGCCGGCAGCCTTGCTGGCCAACAAAAAATTCAGGTTGCGGGGTTTGTTTTTTGGGAAAATAGCCCAGCTTGTATTGTGGTTTAAAACGCGGAGATTAAAACCAGTGACGACCCGTGGATATTTACTGAACTGGAAACTGAGCCAGGAACTGAGCAATACCCTCGTACACCGGTGTAAGGAGGAAGGAACGACGTTATTTTCGGCGATCGCTGTTGCTTTCCTGGATGCCTTCCGGCAGGTGAGACCAACTACTGCACATAATAAGCTCATTTGCCCTGTGGATATCCGGCGTTTTGTGCCGGAGATTGCGGCCGATGAATTGTTTGCCTTTGCGCCCATCGTGGAATTATCTGCGGAGATGAGTGCATTGAATGATTTCTGGACCAGGACCCGGAGTTTTAAGAATGAGCTGATGGCGAAGATCGACAAGATCAATATTCACGAATTATTATACATGGGGGAATATTTTCATGGTTCACTGCCCCGGATGCTAACGTATCTCAAAACGACGGATGGTACGCATGACGTGACATTGTCCAATATGGGGAAATTACAGCTGCCGGAAAAGTTTGACACCTTTGAGCTGGAGACGGTGTATAGTCCGAGTGCCGGTTTCCCCTGGCGCAATCCAAATACATTGGTGGCTTCTACTTACAAGGGGCTGCTTGATTTTACATTTATTTCCAACGAGGCTTTCCTCCCTGAAAGTGATGCCCGGGCCATACAAATGAAGGCGATAGCGATCCTTCAGGAGAAAAGCCGTATAAAACAAACCTATGGGGTCAAGGGATAA
- a CDS encoding condensation domain-containing protein, with protein MKRRLLFPERLMLGDGNTPFNVVSTIRIKGSISAEQLSHALACIQAKHPLLRANIIDDHYVVQDHPAAIPLKIVHSTDWETVTVSELAQPFDTTTAPLARLTWIRALGYNDLVLTLHHCLCDGGGRWALIREIVALLDNPGLDIGEHRSLLTLEDIIPLSQQKGWPLFKAKFTGGMIKYGCQLLAALVSAKGRSKTLREKDYLLHWKLDASTTSSLIRQCNAMGVTVNTALCVALAAAFRNVKGDQGAARVTCPVDIRKYVPAITRDSIFAVGLSITLDIVDDHNKPFWTRVQLLQPTATDKQRRLNTAMLHALEYAHTAIPHMIKFLTYGKLNYNLMFSNMGKLDLEEHWHSFDIDTVFSPAVIGPFANPNTILSSTFKGQMDFTFISNDDFLAKEDAVAIKNAFLQILKEVLPSTTPILTV; from the coding sequence ATGAAAAGAAGATTACTTTTCCCTGAAAGGTTGATGCTGGGAGATGGCAATACACCTTTCAATGTCGTATCTACTATCCGCATCAAAGGCTCGATCTCAGCAGAGCAACTGTCACATGCGCTGGCTTGTATCCAGGCAAAACATCCTTTGCTCAGGGCAAACATCATCGATGACCACTATGTGGTTCAGGACCATCCTGCTGCCATTCCTTTGAAGATCGTGCACAGCACAGACTGGGAAACGGTTACCGTATCAGAACTGGCCCAGCCTTTTGACACGACGACAGCACCACTGGCAAGGCTCACCTGGATCAGGGCCCTGGGATACAATGATCTTGTCCTCACCTTACATCATTGTCTCTGTGATGGAGGCGGCCGCTGGGCACTGATCAGGGAAATCGTTGCCCTGCTGGATAATCCGGGCCTGGACATTGGTGAACATCGTTCCTTACTCACACTGGAAGATATTATTCCATTGTCTCAGCAAAAAGGCTGGCCATTGTTCAAGGCGAAGTTCACCGGCGGGATGATTAAATATGGTTGTCAGTTACTGGCAGCATTAGTGTCTGCAAAAGGGAGGTCAAAAACTCTTCGTGAAAAAGATTATTTACTTCACTGGAAACTGGATGCGTCGACCACTTCTAGCCTGATACGGCAATGTAATGCCATGGGCGTAACGGTGAATACTGCACTCTGCGTAGCGCTCGCCGCTGCATTCAGAAACGTAAAAGGAGATCAGGGAGCTGCCAGGGTGACCTGCCCCGTGGATATCAGGAAGTATGTACCAGCGATCACCAGAGATTCCATTTTTGCGGTCGGGCTCTCTATCACACTTGACATTGTGGATGACCATAATAAACCTTTCTGGACAAGGGTACAGCTCCTGCAACCCACCGCCACTGACAAACAAAGGCGACTCAATACCGCCATGCTGCACGCGCTGGAATACGCACACACTGCGATTCCACACATGATCAAATTCCTGACATATGGGAAACTCAATTACAACCTGATGTTTTCCAATATGGGCAAACTGGATCTTGAAGAGCACTGGCATTCTTTTGACATCGATACGGTATTTAGTCCTGCCGTGATTGGGCCTTTCGCCAATCCAAATACCATATTGTCCAGTACTTTCAAAGGACAGATGGATTTCACGTTTATTTCTAATGATGACTTTTTAGCGAAGGAAGATGCCGTAGCTATTAAGAATGCTTTCCTGCAAATATTAAAAGAAGTGCTGCCCAGCACCACACCAATTTTAACTGTATGA
- a CDS encoding glycosyltransferase, with protein MSKFMFVVPPFFGHISPTLSVGSSLIAKGHEVIWVGLKELAPEHIPAGGKFIVPHAELAEYQTAIHHILQKQDEGPKLSGVETLRLALEETYLPFCRIMINGVNRVADDFQPDVIVSDCITFAGAICAYQKGIPCVTTTPVPPDVTADSMHSPKIFEWQQNLIKGLHQEMGIYSGEFAIHSREMNIVFTSEEFSGCKRPLPHMRFVGPVKGRPNNTPFDWDRLSRATGPKVFVSLGTLLVDIRKAFFGKLIEAFANEPLTIVAATDPGIFDVWPDNFIVQGYVPQTALMPHMDAVICHGGFNTVNDAFLNGLPMLITPIAYDHFHTASLIENAGCGIKLRYKRLRVSDLRDSMWEVLQNEKYRQGAQHIRDTFIQAGGNDKAVELLETFAQRTKARLTA; from the coding sequence ATGTCTAAATTCATGTTTGTAGTACCGCCCTTCTTTGGGCATATCAGTCCCACGCTGAGTGTGGGCAGCAGCCTGATTGCCAAAGGACATGAAGTGATATGGGTAGGATTGAAAGAGCTGGCGCCGGAGCATATTCCTGCCGGGGGAAAATTCATCGTACCGCATGCAGAGCTGGCAGAATATCAAACTGCTATCCATCATATCTTACAAAAGCAGGACGAGGGTCCGAAGCTATCTGGCGTGGAAACCCTGAGACTGGCGCTGGAAGAGACATATCTACCTTTCTGCCGGATCATGATCAATGGTGTGAACAGGGTGGCTGATGATTTTCAGCCAGATGTGATTGTAAGTGATTGTATCACTTTTGCTGGTGCTATCTGTGCTTACCAGAAAGGTATTCCCTGTGTAACGACTACGCCTGTACCACCGGACGTAACAGCCGATAGCATGCACTCTCCGAAGATCTTCGAATGGCAGCAGAACCTGATCAAGGGCCTGCACCAGGAGATGGGTATTTACTCAGGCGAGTTTGCGATCCATTCAAGAGAAATGAATATTGTATTTACTTCCGAAGAGTTTTCCGGTTGCAAAAGACCATTGCCACACATGCGCTTTGTAGGTCCTGTAAAGGGCAGACCGAATAACACCCCGTTTGACTGGGATCGCTTATCCAGGGCTACCGGACCAAAAGTATTTGTATCATTAGGCACATTGCTGGTAGATATCAGGAAAGCGTTTTTTGGCAAGCTGATTGAAGCTTTTGCCAATGAGCCTTTGACAATTGTAGCAGCCACTGACCCGGGAATTTTTGATGTGTGGCCTGACAACTTCATTGTACAGGGTTACGTACCACAAACAGCATTGATGCCGCATATGGATGCGGTGATCTGCCACGGAGGTTTCAACACAGTGAATGATGCCTTCCTGAACGGATTGCCCATGCTCATCACTCCTATTGCATACGATCATTTTCACACCGCATCGCTCATCGAAAATGCAGGTTGTGGTATTAAACTGCGTTACAAGCGGCTACGGGTAAGCGATCTGCGCGACAGCATGTGGGAGGTTTTACAAAATGAAAAATACAGGCAAGGCGCACAGCACATCAGGGATACATTTATCCAGGCCGGAGGAAACGATAAAGCGGTAGAACTCTTAGAAACTTTTGCACAACGCACTAAAGCAAGGTTAACTGCATGA
- a CDS encoding glycosyltransferase, with amino-acid sequence MARFAFIVPPLHGHVNPTLSLGAELLTRGHEVGWITLDPSLVTRLPAGGQLLPATYDETGEAYLDQITKKNVSGIESIKFLYEEVLIPLNRFMYEGINTILDQFKPDVVINDHQLFAGAIAAYKRKIPYATSVTAPAAIKMVEDLPGVHDWEVKQIVGLQQELGVHGNDAIVLSEKLTLVYTSKDFFGYMDTPDHYKFIGPVFNNRHTPPPFNWEQLSQMGSDPRILVSIGTTFDHAYKKEFFGKVIDAFAHQAVTVIVVSDEKLFDSWPANFIVQSRVPQLDLLPHLDGVVCHGGHNTVCETLSHGIPLVVIPIAYDQSHVAGQVTQAESGVRLNFKRFKAPHLREAVWEILNNPVYKQAAQRIQDSFERSGGAAAAADLLEDLAPVTPPYGMTMSQAFYRNKVY; translated from the coding sequence ATGGCAAGGTTTGCGTTTATAGTTCCGCCCTTACACGGGCATGTGAACCCAACATTGAGCCTCGGGGCTGAATTATTGACCAGGGGGCATGAAGTAGGCTGGATCACCCTGGATCCTTCACTAGTTACACGATTACCAGCAGGTGGTCAGTTGCTGCCCGCTACCTACGATGAAACCGGCGAAGCCTACCTGGACCAGATCACTAAAAAGAATGTATCCGGTATTGAAAGTATCAAGTTCCTCTACGAAGAGGTACTGATACCCCTGAACCGCTTTATGTACGAAGGGATCAACACCATTCTTGATCAATTCAAACCAGATGTAGTGATCAATGATCACCAGCTCTTTGCCGGTGCGATTGCCGCGTACAAGAGGAAGATACCTTATGCAACTTCTGTCACAGCCCCTGCCGCCATCAAGATGGTGGAAGACCTGCCCGGTGTGCATGACTGGGAAGTAAAGCAGATTGTTGGCCTGCAACAGGAACTGGGCGTTCACGGGAATGACGCCATTGTTCTTTCTGAAAAACTCACATTGGTATATACTTCAAAAGATTTCTTCGGTTATATGGATACACCGGATCATTATAAGTTCATTGGTCCTGTATTCAATAACCGCCATACACCGCCGCCTTTTAACTGGGAGCAATTGTCTCAGATGGGAAGTGATCCCAGGATACTGGTCTCGATTGGCACCACATTCGACCATGCTTACAAGAAGGAATTCTTTGGCAAGGTCATAGATGCATTTGCACACCAGGCGGTAACAGTGATCGTTGTATCCGATGAAAAGCTGTTTGATAGCTGGCCGGCTAATTTTATTGTACAGAGCAGGGTACCACAACTGGATCTGCTACCGCACCTGGATGGGGTGGTATGTCATGGTGGTCATAACACGGTGTGCGAAACATTGTCTCACGGCATACCACTGGTGGTGATCCCTATTGCTTACGATCAATCTCATGTAGCAGGTCAGGTCACACAGGCAGAGAGTGGTGTACGCCTGAATTTCAAACGTTTCAAAGCACCACATCTTCGTGAAGCGGTGTGGGAGATTTTAAATAACCCTGTGTATAAACAGGCTGCACAGCGCATCCAGGATTCATTTGAACGGTCTGGTGGCGCCGCTGCTGCGGCAGATTTGCTGGAAGACCTGGCACCCGTGACACCTCCATACGGCATGACCATGAGCCAGGCATTTTACCGCAACAAAGTTTACTAA
- a CDS encoding alpha/beta fold hydrolase yields MPVIKINDTSVHVQEMNKGARETILLIHGMFSNLSVYYFNIAPILAKHFHVVMYDLKSHGMSGKEKDGYDLNALTNDLLALMETLELKAVHLVGYSFGGLIALRMAIRFPGRVKKLAVIEAPDPGENERLGIMDMYSKEFLIDYINNFTDTTKFRMGKRQLEKNHRMYEYLFNETSIKSDLSKERGFFSGKEIGYIKQETLLLYGKDSDCVPSGQTLYDRLTRSRIALLNGDHNLPLQQPEETALRLKDFFEGWQSKFRQINNRIWQGLRL; encoded by the coding sequence ATGCCAGTAATCAAGATCAATGACACCTCCGTTCATGTCCAGGAAATGAACAAAGGAGCCAGGGAAACCATTTTGCTGATACACGGTATGTTCAGCAACCTGTCCGTTTACTATTTCAACATCGCCCCAATCCTGGCAAAACATTTTCATGTAGTCATGTATGACCTGAAAAGTCATGGCATGAGCGGTAAGGAGAAAGATGGCTATGACCTGAACGCCCTTACCAACGATCTGCTGGCACTGATGGAAACATTAGAGCTCAAAGCGGTGCACCTGGTAGGCTATAGTTTTGGCGGGCTCATAGCCCTGCGCATGGCGATCCGCTTTCCAGGCCGGGTGAAGAAACTCGCAGTGATTGAAGCTCCCGATCCCGGTGAAAATGAAAGACTGGGCATCATGGATATGTACAGCAAAGAGTTCCTGATCGACTACATCAACAATTTCACTGACACCACTAAGTTCAGGATGGGCAAGCGGCAGCTGGAGAAAAACCATCGCATGTACGAATACCTGTTCAACGAAACTTCGATCAAATCTGACCTGAGCAAGGAGCGCGGTTTCTTTTCCGGGAAAGAGATCGGGTATATCAAACAGGAAACGCTGCTGCTCTACGGTAAGGACTCAGACTGTGTTCCATCCGGACAAACTTTATATGACAGGCTCACCCGTTCCAGGATCGCCTTACTGAACGGGGATCATAATCTGCCGCTGCAACAGCCGGAAGAAACGGCATTACGATTAAAAGACTTCTTCGAAGGATGGCAGAGCAAATTCAGACAAATCAATAACAGAATATGGCAAGGTTTGCGTTTATAG